In Toxoplasma gondii ME49 chromosome X, whole genome shotgun sequence, a single genomic region encodes these proteins:
- a CDS encoding hypothetical protein (encoded by transcript TGME49_227820): MRDAQLGETRMALPDTASASSAVPHQDVEAAPASSSSSSSSSSSSSSSSSSSSSLSSSSSPCDVSSSTLHLLMKRDTMEEEELFLRLSGLGQDERGKDALMSGDETLAYPCTIQALSLAESLLSSSCPSSSASTCPSSSASTCPSSSASSCPSSSASSCPSSSAYSFSSPSSSSASSSFPSSSCPLPSLNEDSGRGAGEEPRGEDEKKLENVMSGRDRGPLREQRCSPQVTDAAVDGDASPSPRRGGIAFRGACEALCHPEKAKENASSPPSSSLRSSSHPPSSSSVLDLLPEVYIQQLDRQLGERRDGGSLSASLQSGEETGSLLRSRSSASSSPSCSPSQREAASSSSRSRLASPFLPAPSSPSLGGCPLGTRARGGSPPRPAGGETAEGRADDQKEEGSAVYRQPDQRQQETTDSEARDAEQDGCLFSLTEVAIKRMETEAMKAALDGRREDEAELREQLQRQRERGQARRRKMGDRQHDEGVQWELENVLSHGFQLDQVVARIDELEALRKQVEAETKLCVKSRQDELVSSSKALRDLEADFRELHDQAAATRHLLVVYRQRLLVPSLRVVLQQRKQQEQQERLRLLLQIQKVAALDMALEECQAEHLLPLSASLLVEALSLPLVAHGGRVQLQTGPGANTGGDRECEAGLQDKENAGVILCVQKAKEKLLKSLESLRASIDKAVEQASRSLPPPVTSLSSNPLSVSSSLSFSNASLAQAASPSPVTGSPFSLSASACPWKQYTAALAAASLLPPSVSVGELLVAHLVKSAEKTGQQILLAFLPASLFSSRARGSQGEKSGLHAGGRERKEHLLILRERVDVPPGETRRHAAAVQAGEETLPSLGRLAKQVKTPDALSCLIKIFEAHMDVLLGLSSLLAWHSELISLHLKELLAKQPSQPLHSASVFVSSPSSLFASTSNAPETRLCGDSGPEAVKACKATAEGEAREVRTTLEVAADAAARARAEGGPTAFSASLHFVSLLFHVYHSLHARRRAIWLSLQNQVVDVLTHLTLADTHSCPAVNDIVSGIHGAYAYVISGCRLCCVRDASQDSFVEKMEQEALDLLARVAHTDGRVSSHLRSWIEKAETDAESRAEAGSLLPARSPVVDELYRQVLRLLDALEREQLRSLLHLLEEENWQRLPVPRTFSFFAFGRQVPPAVPLEVYSYPNPAVFQQFPPERSSDPHFATSATLQNASVALSTSETEAYMPPFFRQPFPPRLPPFPYACDSAETSSKPHAQTAHPRPSQELLPQRNCFRGWSPGRPLPGVPPCLYTDEVAAPASDDGTIHVRRLQSPVVSLSAKLAAKELRHFFRLAFAFPLATFPALCAVIDQVGFYVAVAAGVSLTSSSFASLLEAPVSTSLAAVSGDGNAVDSQTRRKLLETTDAALLQSRAPALRALLLTQEARLHLLFAKEAGGDLKKASEGRASEAASPEMALRRKASSLSQGDGSGLLGRSGSGFAGGDSDEETRSSLSGVSLNLAHILRPMAKQSSPGALWGAAERATAVESAADMVADLHEHLQHALASSPPGWLAQRLTREQQMHALGQMQKLQRAVDELRSVALLGLAGCLCDSSAFICSLLRAVASDFPQTAENEASPPLGPETHPSSAGGPLSRSGSQAAGGGALPSVERALGSQRGLLRDLTRRLRCAGGGEITLMSQRDLWLAIEARSVLDCVEVLSAAPLPHARAVQGLSPGPLLSLADSLRGFLRDVHALVLKSSEAVAEASRTALAPRANGPGPNPSIGVFTGSSGAFLQEVDAGLAGGACEAGAGIEGSAQGSRCFFGRVDIAFLDGFTEAIAMSATDVLQWCRYQQRRTAEAALLLWGEAPAAGAGREETRLGARGATRGEQRGKEAVYSLRVLSNAVLRMEGFGFLPRGKAADLERRYLALLAENGQKKRAPQQSLAASPLGVEAPQHGGDTERGEGRVGRDARCVQLVSSGESAPLSGAGGPLNSGTPGRNQVAGREPRFSGALQQKATSAVERQRNGPSPEDLNRYLQQLDHHRRVRSQSQHQ; the protein is encoded by the exons ATGCGCGACGCTCAGCTCGGGGAAACGAGAATGGCTCTTCCTGACACTGCCTCTGCATCCTCTGCGGTTCCTCATCAGGACGTCGAGGCTGCAcccgcttcctcgtcttcttcctcgtcttcttcctcgtcttcttcctcgtcttcttcctcgtcttcttccttgtcttcttcctcgtctccttgcGACGTCTCCAGCTCGACGTTGCACCTTCtgatgaagagagacacaatggaggaggaggagctCTTCCTTCGACTCTCCGGACTGGGACAAGACGAACGTGGCAAAGACGCACTGATGagtggagacgaaacgctCGCGTACCCCTGCACAATCcaagctctctctctcgctgaatctctcttgtcttcttcttgtccttcgtcttctgcttctacttgtccttcgtcttctgcttctacttgtccttcgtcgtctgcttcatcctgtccttcgtcgtctgcttcatcctgtccttcgtcttctgcgtattccttttcttcgccttcttcgtcctctgcgtcttcttcctttccttcgtcttcttgtccTCTCCCAAGTCTGAATGAAGACAGCGGCCGAGGGGCAGGAGAAGagccgcgaggagaagatGAGAAGAAACTTGAAAATGTTATGAgtggcagagacagaggtccTCTCCGTGAACAGCGCTGTTCGCCGCAAGTGACGGACGCGGCCGTGGACGGAgacgcttctccctcgccccGTCGAGGGGGCATTGCTTTCCGTGGAGCTTGTGAGGCACTTTGCCACccagagaaagcaaaggaaaacgcgtcttcgccgccttcgtcgtctctccgttcctcgaGTCACCCACCTTCGAGTTCGTCCGTCCTCGATCTGCTGCCTGAAGTGTACATACAACAGCTGGACCGTCAGCTGGGAGAGCGTCGCGACGGAGgttccctctctgcttccttgcAGAGCGGGGAGGAAACCGGatctcttctccgctctcgctcctctgcctcttcgtcgccttcctgtTCCCCCAGTCAGCGCGaggctgcttcgtcttcctcaagAAGCCGCCttgcttctcccttcctgcCGGCTCCGTCTTCGCCCAGCCTTGGTGGATGTCCACTCGGCACACGGGCAAGGGGGGGGTCCCCGCCGCGCCCtgcaggtggagagacagctgaggGGCGCGCTGACGaccagaaggaagaagggagtgcggtgtacagacagccggatcagagacagcaggagacGACAGACTCGGAGGCGAGAGATGCCGAGCAAGACGggtgcctcttctccctcacgGAGGTAGCCATCAAGCGAATGGAGACCGAGGCGATGAAGGCCGCCCTCGACGGCCGAAGGGAGGATGAGGCAGAGCTCagagagcagctgcagaggcagagggagagggggcaggcgagaaggcggaaaaTGGGGGACAGACAGCATGACGAAGGCGTCCAGTGGGAGCTGGAGAACGTCCTGAGTCACGGATTCCAGTTGGACCAGGTGGTGGCGCGCATCGACGAGTTAGAGGCGTTGAGAAAACAG gtggaagcagagacgaagctgTGTGTGAAGTCTCGACAAGACGAGCTCGTCTCGAGCAGCAAAGCTCTGCG GGACCTGGAGGCGGATTTTCGGGAGCTGCACGACCAGGCTGCGGCGACGCGTCACCTGCTCgtggtgtacagacagcgacTGTTGGTGCCTTCGCTGCGGGTAGTCCTCCAACAGCGGAAGCAGCAGGAGCAACAGGAACggctgcgtctgcttctgcagatTCAGAAGGTCGCTGCTCTGGACATGGCTCTGGAGGAGTGTCAAGCGGAGcacctccttcctctctcagcTTCGCTCCTTGTTGAggccctctctctgccgcttgTCGCTCACGGCGGCAGGGTGCAGCTCCAGACTGGGCCGGGAGCAAACacgggaggagacagagaatgCGAGGCAGGCCTgcaagacaaagagaacgcCGGAGTGATTCTCTGCGTccagaaagcgaaagaaaag ctCCTGAAGTCGCTCGAGTCTCTTCGAGCGTCCATAGACAAGGCGGTGGAGCAGGCGTCGCggtctctgccgcctccggTCACTTCGCTCTCCAGCAATCCTCTCTCAGTCTCCagctccctctctttctccaacgcctctctcgcgcaggctgcgtctccgtcccCCGTGACCGGGtccccgttctctctgtcggcctCTGCATGCCCATGGAAGCAGTACACCGCGGCGCTCGCTGCAGCTTCGCTCCtgcctccttctgtctccgtagGGGAGCTGCTGGTAGCGCACTTGGTCAAGTCGGCCGAGAAGACGGGACAGCAgattcttctcgcctttctgccggcctctctcttctcctccagagCGCGCGGCTCGCAGGGTGAGAAGAGTGGACTCCACGCCGGGGGGCGCGAGCGCAAGGAGCATTTGCTGATTCTGCGGGAACGCGTGGACGTCCCTCCAGGGGAGACCCGGAGACATGCTGCCGCGGTGCAAgccggcgaggagacgctgccTTCTCTGGGGCGCCTGGCGAAGCAGGTGAAGACTCCGGACGCACTGAGTTGTTTGATCAAGATTTTCGAGGCCCACATGGACGTTCTTCTGGGTTTGTCCTCGCTGCTCGCCTGGCACAGCGAACTGATTTCTCTTCACCTGAAAGAACTCCTCGCGAAGCAGCCTTCCCAGCCTCTGCATAGCGCCTcggtcttcgtctcctcgccgtcctcgctcttcgcgtCCACGTCAAACGCGCCGGAAACGCGGctctgcggagacagtgggCCAGAGGCTGTGAAGGCATGCAAGGCGACcgcagagggcgaggcgcgggaggtGCGAACGACGCTGGAGGTGGCGGCGGACGCGGCGGCTCGGGCGCGCGCCGAGGGCGGCCCGACAGCTTTCTCCGCGAGTCTCCactttgtgtctctgctgtttcACGTGTACCacagtctgcatgcgcgccgccGCGCCATCTGGCTATCTCTGCAGAACCAGGTCGTGGACGTTTTGACGCATCTGACGCTCGCAGACACGCACTCATGCCCCGCGGTGAATGACATCGTCTCTGGCATCCACGGCGCGTACGCGTACGTGATCAGCGGATGTCGACTGTGCTGCGTTCGCGATGCATCGCAGGACAGTTTCGTGGAGAAGATGGAGCAGGAGGCTCTCGACCTTCTCGCGCGCGTCGCCCACACAGAcggccgcgtctcctcgcacCTCAGGTCCTGGAtcgagaaggcggagacggaTGCAGAGTCGAGGGCGGAAGCCGGGTCTCTGTTGCCGGCGAGGAGTCCCGTCGTGGAcgagctgtacagacaggtGTTGAGGCTTTTGGACGCGCTCGAAAGAGAGCAGTtgcgctctcttctccaccttctcgaAGAGGAGAACTGGCAACGGCTTCCCGTCCCGCGgaccttctccttctttgccttcggGCGTCAAGTCCCTCCCGCCGTCCCCCTCGAGGTGTACAGCTATCCGAATCCAGCTGTGTTTCAGCAGTTTCCCCCCGAGAGGTCCTCAGATCCTCACTTCGCGACTTCCGCAACTCTTCAGAACGCCTCTGTCGCGCTGTCGAcctcggagacagaagcctACATGCCCCCCTTCTTTCGACAGCCTTTCCCCCCGCGCCTGCCTCCTTTTCCGTACGCGTGCGACTCCGCGGAGACTTCGAGCAAGCCACACGCACAGACAGCGCATCCACGTCCTTCTCAGGAACTTCTGCCTCAAAGGAACTGCTTCCGGGGCTGGAGTCCGGGTCGCCCACTCCCGGGCGTCCCGccgtgtctgtacaccgacGAGGTGGCGGCTCCCGCTTCCGACGACGGTACGATCCACGTGAGGCGGCTTCAGAGCCCCGTTGTGAGTCTGTCCGCGAAGTTGGCTGCGAAGGAGCTGCGACATTTCTTCCGCCTcgctttcgcctttcctctcgccacCTTTCCGGCGCTGTGCGCCGTCATCGACCAGGTTGGGTTCTACGTCGCCGTGGCTGCAGGGGTGTCTCTCACCTCCAGCTCGTTCGCGTCCCTTCTGGAGGCACCTGTGTCTACATCGCTTGCCGCAGTCTCCGGCGACGGCAACGCGGTCGACTCGCAGACGCGCAGGAAGCTGCTGGAGACGACCGACGCGGCTCTGCTTCAGAGTCGCGCCCCTGCCCTTCGAGCGTTGCTCCTCACCCAGGAAGCGcgcctccaccttctcttcGCGAAGGAAGCTGGAGGCGACTTGAAAAAGGCGAGTGAAGGCCGGGCGAGTGAGGCGGCGTCGCCGGAGATGGCTCTGAGACGAAaggcttcctctctctcgcagggTGACGGCTCGGGACTGCTGGGTCGCTCGGGCTCCGGATTTGCAGGCGGGGACTCCGACGAAGAGACCCGCAGCTCACTGAGCGGGGTGTCTCTTAATCTTGCACACATTCTGAGGCCTATGGCGAAGCAGTCCAGTCCAGGAGCGCTGTGGGGCGCGGCGGAGCGCGCGACAGCGGTGGAGTCTGCCGCTGATATGGTGGCGGACCTTCACGAACACCTGCAGCATGCCCTAGCTTCGAGTCCTCCGGGgtggctcgcgcaacgacTGACGCGCGAGCAGCAGATGCACGCGCTCGGGCAGATGCAGAAGCTTCAGAGGGCTGTGGACGAACTCCGGTCCGTTGCGCTCCTCGGCCTAGCCGGCTGTCTGTGTGACAGTTCGGCGTTCATTTGCTCGCTTCTCcgcgccgtcgcctccgACTTCCCGCAGACCGCCGAGAATGAGGCGTCGCCCCCTCTGGGGCCAGAGACTCACCCATCGAGCGCGGGAGGGCCTTTATCGCGGTCTGGCTCGCAGGCCGCAGGGGGTGGCGCTCTTCCCAGCGTCGAACGCGCCCTTGGAAGTCAACGGGGCCTTTTGCGAGACCTCACACGGCGGCTGCGGTGCGCGGGAGGCGGGGAGATCACCCTCATGTCGCAGAGAGACTTGTGGCTCGCGATCGAGGCTCGGAGTGTCCTCGACTGCGTGGAAGTCCTCAGTGCCGCGCCGCTGCCTCACGCGCGAGCAGTCCAAGGCCTCTCTCCCGGcccacttctctctctcgcagatTCGCTCCGTGGGTTCTTGCGGGACGTTCATGCACTCGTTCTGAAGAGCTCCGAAGCTGTGGCTGAGGCCTCTCGAACGGCCCTCGCCCCACGGGCGAATGGCCCTGGGCCGAACCCATCTATCGGCGTCTTCACGGGGAGCAGTGGGGCGTTCCTGCAGGAGGTCGACGCAGGCCTCGCCGGTGGCGCGTGTGAGGCAGGCGCCGGGATAGAAGGCTCCGCACAGGGTAGCCGGTGCTTCTTCGGGAGAGTCGACATCGCCTTTCTCGACGGCTTCACGGAAGCAATCGCGATGAGCGCCACGGATGTGCTTCAGTGGTGCCGCTAccagcagagacgcacgGCGGAAGcagcgcttcttctctggggGGAGGCACCTGCAGCCGGCGCGGgccgcgaagagacacggcTCGGAGCTCGCGGGGCGACGCGCGGGGAGCAACGCGGGAAAGAAGCCGTGTACAGTTTGCGAGTGCTCAGCAACGCAGTCTTGCGAATGGAGGGCTTTGGGTTTCTCCCACGAGGAAAGGCGGCTGATCTCGAGAGGCGGTATCTGGCGCTGCTCGCGGAAaacggacagaaaaaacgcgcgCCGCAGCAGTCGCTGGCGGCCTCGCCCCTTGGTGTGGAGGCGCCGCAgcacggaggagacacagagcgaGGGGAGGGCAGAgtggggagagacgcgaggtgTGTGCAGCTCGTGAGCAGCGGCGAGAGCGCCCCTCTCAGTGGTGCCGGCGGTCCACTCAACTCCGGGACTCCTGGGCGAAACCAAGTGGCAGGAAGGGAGCCAAGGTTCTCTGGCGCGTTGCAGCAGAAGGCAACGTCGGCtgtcgagagacagcgaaacggCCCTTCGCCAGAAGACCTCAATAGGTATCTGCAGCAACTGGATCACCACCGGCGAGTGCGCAGTCAATCTCAACACCAGtaa
- the ROP11 gene encoding rhoptry kinase family protein ROP11 (incomplete catalytic triad) (encoded by transcript TGME49_227810~Signal peptide predicted by SignalP 2.0 HMM (probability 0.883) with cleavage site probability 0.411 at residue 40), with the protein MSSSRLVLVSKMVDSCARLACFCIGLFFCLAVWQHQAGHAYSATHHHAVNSDNKSFNDSAPHWTLNQVLRDGTVQSESPSYLQHSSLPSNISPALELAALGQDPVRRRPQPVQVARTGTTTTGRVQLGRQVARVTPEELATMVEPSLKDLLNRSTLPQTPFVIETLRVFATPEGDTSLPYTMERILGAGAASIVIQAVQETVPQEPARRRRSWFSRLRKSHAPADTRPRVALRFPVVDVRKKQQELPEVPEAELLSQLAEEQLRLEIHKVALVSSAAGTEGNFDSEWGFALPFRVGRLSNEGLVLAMDGSGKAILNFVTVSPAMMCDLHTLRSSSRTPAMDEFVVMRVLQLAANLERLQLTHLDITDENVLVGRDGQLFLGGFQHVRAKDGGISCGKIPSVTFTDPRLAHCAVNNPGSYAAVNPAVDAWMAGMMLLRWFCGDVFFNRRSSLAEPRQAVQVLAQLQADFIAANDYMVSFPAFTQWDRCRHHVNERFQFIIQSLLDVNPYKRGAPSAQLTAYFPVTG; encoded by the coding sequence ATGTCGTCATCCAGATTGGTACTCGTTTCCAAGATGGTCGATAGCTGTGCCCGGCTGGCGTGCTTTTGCATAGGATtatttttctgtctcgctgtctggcAGCATCAAGCAGGTCATGCCTACAGTGCAACTCACCACCATGCAGTGAACAGTGACAACAAATCCTTCAACGACTCTGCGCCCCACTGGACCCTTAACCAGGTGCTCCGGGATGGCACGGTGCAGAGTGAATCCCCATCCTACCTGCAGCACAGTTCGCTTCCATCTAACATCAGTCCAGCACTCGAACTGGCTGCGCTAGGTCAGGATCCCGTGAGACGTCGCCCACAACCGGTGCAAGTGGCCAGGACTGGTACCACTACGACAGGCAGAGTGCAGCTCGGTCGCCAAGTCGCGAGAGTTACACCGGAGGAGCTTGCAACGATGGTAGAGCCATCCTTGAAAGACTTGTTGAATAGAAGCACTCTCCCTCAAACACCGTTCGTGATTGAAACCTTGCGAGTGTTCGCAACGCCAGAGGGTGACACCTCTCTCCCATACACCATGGAGCGCATTCTCGGGGCAGGCGCTGCTTCCATTGTCATCCAGGCTGTACAGGAAACTGTCCCACAAGAGCCAGCACGGCGGCGACGGTCCTGGTTTTCGAGGTTGAGGAAGTCACACGCTCCAGCGGATACTCGTCCTCGTGTAGCGCTGCGGTTTCCTGTGGTGGACGTGCGTAAGAAGCAGCAAGAACTACCCGAAGTGCCTGAGGCAGAATTACTGTCCCAGCTGGCGGAGGAGCAGTTGCGACTGGAAATCCACAAAGTTGCACTGGTTTCGTCAGCTGCTGGGACCGAGGGCAATTTTGATAGTGAGTGGGGCTTTGCGCTACCCTTCAGGGTCGGACGTCTCTCCAACGAGGGGTTGGTGCTGGCAATGGATGGGTCAGGAAAGGCTATTCTAAATTTTGTTACGGTGTCACCTGCTATGATGTGCGATCTTCACACTCTTCGATCCAGTTCACGCACACCAGCCATGGACGAGTTTGTGGTCATGCGCGTTTTACAACTTGCCGCGAACTTGGAGAGATTACAGCTGACGCACCTTGATATAACGGATGAAAATGTGCTCGTCGGTCGTGACGGGCAACTGTTTCTGGGGGGTTTCCAGCATGTCCGAGCAAAGGACGGAGGTATTTCTTGCGGGAAAATCCCGTCTGTCACCTTCACTGACCCGCGGCTAGCCCACTGCGCCGTCAATAACCCAGGCAGTTATGCTGCCGTTAACCCAGCTGTTGACGCATGGATGGCTGGAATGATGTTGCTACGATGGTTCTGCGGCGATGTTTTTTTCAACCGAAGATCATCTCTTGCTGAGCCGCGCCAAGCGGTTCAGGTCCTGGCTCAGTTACAAGCAGACTTCATTGCTGCCAACGACTATATGGTCTCTTTCCCTGCATTCACACAATGGGACAGATGCAGACATCACGTCAACGAAAGATTCCAGTTTATCATTCAGAGCCTACTCGATGTCAACCCCTACAAAAGGGGTGCACCGTCTGCTCAACTGACTGCGTACTTCCCCGTCACGGGGTAG